From Streptomyces sp. CMB-StM0423, a single genomic window includes:
- a CDS encoding GntP family permease codes for MTALHTAIAILVVILLILVPKVEPVIALVIGSLYLGIASGLGFEGTIHAIVGGFGDIMAEVGLLIGFGVLLGSLLNSMGSLQKLVEKLLRALGPGKLPYALAGALSAVFPSIYVDVQLVLAAPLAKSAAPRMGRYGLPMMSGALSAGILVGYVFVVPGLGTLAIAGLLHVPLSTMLVYGFVLGPLAALLTTFLYGRLLRHGLWNADTDEVPDAENAQGDQDERDDRDAPATGAGGAKSVPPRGSRGNAAPGSGRRPAGGSGAATTAEAPAAATSVAADAPEADVPGARRPMPPLYLALLPIAFPLLLIATGAISDAAGVKSDLLTFLGDPAFALFAGLVGAYALAKWVLTDERVGEAMTEGFHSTGQILLVTGVGGSLGAVIGETGLDDVLADIFSADAGMSTVVTILLVWLVAALLHLAIGSIGVAAIAAAGIIAPIMGELAVPPAVLALAIGSGSLFALQVNSNFFWMFQPLLGVTTRGALKALTFVTALASVVSLALVIAVSFVV; via the coding sequence TTGACAGCACTGCATACAGCGATAGCCATCCTCGTGGTCATCCTGCTCATTCTGGTACCGAAGGTGGAACCGGTGATCGCCTTGGTCATCGGCTCCCTCTATCTCGGTATCGCGTCCGGCCTCGGCTTCGAAGGCACCATCCACGCGATCGTGGGCGGATTCGGCGACATCATGGCGGAAGTCGGTCTGCTGATCGGCTTCGGCGTACTTCTCGGTTCGCTGCTGAACTCCATGGGATCGCTGCAGAAACTGGTCGAGAAACTGCTGCGCGCCCTCGGTCCTGGAAAGCTCCCCTATGCTCTCGCCGGGGCCCTGAGCGCGGTCTTCCCGTCCATTTACGTGGACGTCCAGCTCGTCCTCGCCGCCCCGCTGGCCAAGTCCGCGGCGCCGCGCATGGGGCGCTACGGGCTGCCGATGATGAGCGGCGCGCTGAGCGCGGGCATCCTCGTCGGCTACGTGTTCGTCGTGCCCGGCCTCGGCACCCTGGCGATCGCCGGGCTGCTGCACGTACCGCTCAGCACGATGCTGGTGTACGGGTTCGTCCTCGGCCCGCTCGCCGCGCTGCTCACCACGTTCCTCTACGGCCGGCTGCTGCGCCACGGCCTCTGGAACGCGGACACCGACGAGGTGCCCGACGCCGAGAACGCGCAGGGCGACCAGGACGAGCGGGACGACCGCGACGCCCCGGCCACCGGCGCGGGCGGCGCGAAGTCCGTACCCCCGCGCGGATCCCGCGGGAACGCCGCGCCCGGCTCCGGCCGCCGCCCGGCAGGCGGCTCCGGTGCGGCCACGACCGCCGAGGCACCGGCCGCGGCCACGTCCGTGGCGGCGGACGCCCCCGAGGCCGACGTGCCCGGAGCCCGCCGGCCGATGCCGCCGCTGTACCTCGCGCTGCTGCCGATCGCCTTCCCGCTGCTGCTCATCGCGACCGGCGCGATCAGCGACGCCGCCGGAGTGAAGTCCGATCTGCTCACCTTCCTCGGCGACCCCGCGTTCGCCCTGTTCGCCGGCCTGGTCGGCGCGTACGCCCTGGCGAAGTGGGTGCTCACCGACGAGCGGGTGGGCGAGGCGATGACCGAGGGCTTCCACAGCACGGGGCAGATCCTGCTCGTCACCGGGGTCGGCGGCTCGCTCGGCGCGGTGATCGGCGAGACCGGGCTCGACGACGTGCTCGCCGACATCTTCTCCGCCGACGCGGGCATGTCCACCGTCGTGACGATCCTGCTGGTCTGGCTGGTCGCGGCGCTCCTGCACCTGGCCATCGGGTCGATCGGCGTCGCCGCCATCGCCGCGGCCGGGATCATCGCCCCGATCATGGGGGAACTCGCCGTACCGCCGGCCGTGCTGGCGCTGGCGATCGGCTCGGGATCGCTCTTCGCCCTCCAGGTGAACAGCAACTTCTTCTGGATGTTCCAGCCGCTGCTCGGGGTGACCACCCGGGGCGCGCTCAAGGCGCTCACCTTCGTCACCGCGCTGGCCTCCGTCGTCTCGCTCGCCCTCGTCATCGCCGTGA
- a CDS encoding LacI family DNA-binding transcriptional regulator, whose translation MRDVAEHASVSPMTVSRVLHDDPGVSKATRERVLAAVDSLGYRRNEVARNLRLGRTSGLIGLVVTNLANPFYSQFALGVESGVSRHGLKVVLTNTDEDVERERRLVEELTARRVDGMIVVPAGNDHSHLAAQPGSVPIVLGARPPSGVPLDCVLVDDFGGAREATAGLLAAGHTRLGFLGLPPSVWTSSERFRGFCVALEEAGVALDERYVRLRQRTIPAAEAAARELLELPRPPTALFCANSRNTLGAFRAASRLGRPVSLAGFDDFELADVLGVPLIVAYDPRELGRRAAELLLRRMNEPDADPDDAAPLRIVVPTKVVRYGDPGSGHH comes from the coding sequence ATGCGGGACGTCGCCGAGCACGCCTCGGTGAGTCCCATGACCGTATCCCGCGTGCTGCACGACGACCCCGGGGTGAGCAAGGCGACCCGGGAGCGCGTGCTCGCCGCCGTCGACTCCCTCGGCTACCGGCGCAACGAGGTCGCCCGCAACCTCCGGCTGGGGCGGACCAGCGGGCTGATCGGCCTCGTGGTCACGAACCTCGCGAACCCCTTCTACTCCCAGTTCGCCCTGGGCGTGGAGTCGGGCGTCAGCCGGCACGGCCTGAAGGTCGTCCTCACCAACACCGACGAGGACGTCGAACGCGAACGGCGGCTCGTGGAAGAACTCACCGCCCGCCGCGTCGACGGCATGATCGTCGTGCCGGCCGGCAACGACCACTCCCACCTCGCCGCGCAGCCGGGCTCGGTGCCCATCGTCCTGGGGGCCCGCCCCCCGTCCGGCGTGCCGCTGGACTGCGTCCTGGTGGACGACTTCGGCGGCGCGCGCGAGGCGACGGCCGGTCTCCTGGCGGCCGGCCACACCCGGCTCGGCTTCCTCGGCCTGCCCCCGTCCGTCTGGACCAGCTCCGAGCGGTTCCGCGGCTTCTGCGTCGCGCTGGAGGAGGCGGGCGTCGCGCTGGACGAGCGGTACGTGCGGCTGCGGCAGCGCACCATCCCGGCCGCCGAGGCCGCCGCCCGGGAACTGCTCGAACTCCCCCGGCCACCGACGGCGCTCTTCTGCGCCAACAGCCGCAACACCCTCGGCGCCTTCCGCGCCGCGAGCCGGCTCGGGCGCCCCGTCAGCCTGGCGGGTTTCGACGACTTCGAGCTGGCCGACGTACTCGGCGTGCCGCTGATCGTGGCGTACGACCCGCGCGAACTCGGCCGGCGGGCGGCGGAACTGCTGCTGCGCCGCATGAACGAGCCGGATGCCGATCCGGACGATGCCGCGCCGCTGCGTATCGTCGTCCCCACGAAGGTCGTGCGCTACGGCGACCCCGGTTCCGGCCATCACTGA